A single genomic interval of Arachis duranensis cultivar V14167 chromosome 7, aradu.V14167.gnm2.J7QH, whole genome shotgun sequence harbors:
- the LOC107459827 gene encoding probable sodium/metabolite cotransporter BASS1, chloroplastic — MQALLACFPHPHGNPLLKFNSQSQRRNSLPTLFSTSKFFPPQPQIFLYPSSFVLNTPKSPTIRAPKHGQVRCGISSNGNSSNEKKGVKEWFEVCGEALSNAFPLWVTLGCVLGLVRPNCFSWVTPRLNIVGLTIIMVGMGMTLTLDDLRGALSMNKEVLSGFVLQYSVMPLSGFFVSKLLNLPSHYAAGLILVACCPGGTASNLVTYLARGNVALSVIMTAASTLTAVVMTPLLTAKLAGKYVAVDGSGLLISTLQVVLLPVLAGALLNQYFQPLVKLVSRLMPPMAVATVAILCGNAIAQSSSAILMSGGQVILASSLLHASGFFFGYILARMLGLDVTTSRTISIEVGMQNSVLGIVLATQHFGDPLTVVPCAISSVCHNIFGSILAGVWRHSAPAEKKD; from the exons ATGCAAGCATTACTTGCATGCTTTCCACATCCACATGGAAACCCACTTCTCAAATTCAATTCACAATCACAAAGACGAAATTCTCTGCCCACTTTGTTTTCCACTTCCAAGTTCTTCCCACCCCAACCTCAAATTTTTCTTTACCCTTCCAGTTTTGTTCTTAACACACCAAAATCACCCACAATTCGAGCCCCAAAACATGGTCAAGTTCGTTGTGGCATTTCGTCGAACGGGAACAGTTCAAACGAGAAAAAAGGTGTTAAGGAGTGGTTTGAGGTATGTGGTGAGGCACTTTCAAATGCGTTTCCTTTGTGGGTGACTCTTGGGTGTGTGTTGGGGTTGGTGAGACCCAATTGCTTCAGTTGGGTCACTCCAAGATTGAACATTGTGGGACTCACCATAATTATGGTTGGTATGGGTATGACACTCACACTTGATGATCTTCGTGGTGCTCTTTCTATGAACAAAGAAGTACTGTCTGGTTTTGTGCTTCAATACTCG GTGATGCCATTATCGGGATTCTTTGTAAGCAAACTCTTAAACCTTCCATCACATTATGCAGCAGGTTTAATATTAGTTGCCTGCTGTCCTGGTG GCACGGCGAGTAACCTTGTTACTTATCTTGCACG TGGAAATGTTGCACTTTCGGTGATAATGACGGCTGCAAGCACTCTAACAGCTGTG GTCATGACTCCTTTATTGACAGCTAAACTTGCTGGCAAGTATGTAGCTGTGGATGGATCTGGTTTATTGATTTCAACATTGCAA GTTGTGCTGCTTCCTGTATTGGCCGGCGCATTGCTGAACCAATATTTCCAACCTCTTGTTAAATTAGTCTCTCGGCTGATGCCGCCAATGGCAGTAGCAACTGTGGCAATCTTATGTGGAAATGCAATCGCGCAAAGTTCTTCAGCAATCCTTATGTCTGGTGGACAAGTAATTTTAGCATCCTCCCTTCTTCACGCTTCCGGATTTTTCTTCGGATATATACTTGCAAGAATGCTTGGGCTAGATGTCACAACATCGCGAACCATATCTATTGAGGTTGGCATGCAG AACTCTGTTCTTGGAATTGTTCTGGCTACTCAGCACTTTGGGGATCCCTTAACTGTGGTACCCTGCGCCATTTCGAGTGTGTGTCACAATATCTTTGGTAGCATTCTTGCCGGAGTTTGGCGACACTCTGCGCCCGCCGAGAAAAAGGATTGA